In the Manis javanica isolate MJ-LG chromosome 14, MJ_LKY, whole genome shotgun sequence genome, one interval contains:
- the LOC108405017 gene encoding vomeronasal type-1 receptor 4-like, producing MTLVVRHMNRVSRGLSLCTTSFLSMFQAVIIMPSNSRWAWLKPKIPTCIFPAFLLFWIINMLIYIWLIIVIVASHNTTEVVQKYSLKYCSGKNSDRHHRDAFLVSIVIQEVLCMFFIIWTSVYVVRLFFTHRRTVQHIHRTSLCPRASPEAKATHTILALVSCFVFFYWTNNCLTIYVSYRRDVQGLENIAVFLSYGYPAICPFVLIKNSNRQSLLKCAFAKMNKSSKQTISPKGLTSSHTSLTQRPWIRISYPIMIGR from the coding sequence ATGACGCTGGTTGTAAGGCACATGAACAGAGTCAGCCGGGGCCTCTCCCTCTGTACGACGTCCTTCCTGAGTATGTTTCAGGCTGTTATTATCATGCCCAGCAACTCTAGGTGGGCTTGGCTCAAGCCCAAAATCCCTACATgcatttttcctgctttccttcttttttggaTCATCAACATGCTGATCTACATCTGGCTCATCATAGTTATCGTGGCTTCCCACAACACCACTGAAGTTGTGCAAAAATATTCTCTGAAGTACTGTAGTGGGAAAAATTCTGATAGACACCACAGAGATGCCTTTTTGGTTTCCATAGTCATACAAGAAGTCCTGTGCATGTTCTTCATAATCTGGACCAGTGTGTATGTGGTGAGGCTCTTCTTCACACATCGAAGGACAGTCCAGCACATCCACCGGACCAGCCTCTGCCCACGAGCCTCTCCTGAAGCCAAGGCCACCCACACAATCCTGGCCCTGGTgagctgctttgttttcttttactggaCCAACAACTGCCTTACTATTTATGTAAGTTATAGGCGTGATGTACAAGGGTTGGAGAACATCGCAGTTTTTCTCTCCTATGGTTATCCAGCAATCTGTCCTTTTGTGCTGATCAAAAATAGTAACAGGCAATCCCTTCTGAAGTGTGCCTTTGCAAAGATGAATAAGTCCTCCAAACAAACTATTTCCCCGAAAGGCTTGACATCTTCCCACACTTCTCTGACACAAAGACCATGGATTAGAATATCCTACCCCATAATGATAGGAAGGTAA